TGATTTCACGGCTTGCAGAAGCTTCCGCAATATTTCCGCATGATCTTAAAAGGTTGATTCCAACTCTCAAGTCTCCGTTTTCAAGAGTATACATTGAAATCTGCTCCAAGATATCATCGCTCAGCACTCCCGGGAAAAATCCTGCATTGACCCTGTCTCTTAGGATATCTTCGATTTCATTGTATTTGTAAAGCGGAAACATGATTTCCTGAGGAATAAAAACAGTATTGACATTTTTATCGAAAGCATATTTGAATTCCAGATCAGACAATATTGCAAAAATGGATGCTTTAACACCAGGATATTCTTCATATGCTCTTAAAAGGTCATAAACAACCTTGTTTGCATGATTTGTCTGGAACAGGTAGTTTATATCATCAAAGGCAACAACAACTGATTGTCCGTTTTTTTGAAGTTCCTTCATGATTTGGGCATAGATTCTTGAAAATGGAACTCCAGTTTCAGGAGGAAGATGTCCGAAGACTTTTTTAAAGATTTGTGAAAATATTCCGAAACGGGTTGTATGAATCTGACAGTTGATATAAACGCATACAACTTTTTCTGTGTTTTTTTCAACAAGTTCAAATACTTTTCTGATTGCTGTTGTTTTTCCTGTTGCAGGTGAGCCTAATATAACTGCATTTGACGGTTGACCTCCCCTCATAGCAGGCCTTATTGCCATCGCCATTGCTTCCATTTGTGTATCTCTGAAATTATAGTTTGGAGGCAGGTAATCAGGATCAAAAGCATTTATATTTTGAAAAAGGCTTTCATCATACATTAAAATATCTTCAATACCCATATTATCTAATATATAAAAATTATTATAAAAAACTATTCTTTTAAGTTAATCAATTTCACATCTTCGTTTTCAGCTATCCAATTGGTGAATTTCTCAGCGTAATTAAGTTTTTTCTGTTTAAACTCATCAGCTTTGGCTAAAGCGTCAGGAAGATTTGGCCTTGAATATTTGGTTACGATATCTCCGAAATCCATTCCGGCAAGAGTTATTTCAGATGCTCCTAAAGCGACTGCTAAAAATATTGCCCTGTCACCGTCAGTGAAACCTCCGAAGTTATAAAGATTTCCTACAGGCTGTGCCTGGGTTGTTCCAAGGACATTATTGAAAAATGAGCTTAAAGAAGCGATTCTGTCAATATTGTCTCCGTGAGCATGGATGACAATGTTTGCGCCTCTTAAATTTGCTAAAAGAATATCATCAATGTTTCCGTCAAGGTCTGTTGCTACAATGTCTGGAACGAGTTTTTGTTCTATTAATGCAGTTGTTGCACCGTCGGCAGCAACCAGCACATAATCTTTTAAGTCATAATCGTTTTTAAGCATTTCAACGTGCTCTTTTACAGAAGGCCCTGCACCGAATACGATGAATTTATCTGAAAAGTCAACAATTTCCGCAAGATCGTTTAATGTAAGACACCCTTCAGTTGAGAGAATTTCATCCAAAAGTTTTGCAGATTCTTCGTCATCCTCACGTGAAAATCCAAAATCATCAAGAATTTCTTTGTAATATTTTTCCCAGAGTCCAAATTCCATATTTAAACCTCACTATATTATTTTAGCCTTTGGTTAATTAAATAATTTATCATTACATAGAAAATGAAAAATTGATTTAAAGTCATTAAAATATAAATAAAGAACAATACTGCTTTTATTTCATAAAAAACTTAAATATAATGGAGTAAATAGAATTATATATATCGATGTCGTTTTAAAAAAAGAATTTCCGGAAATTAAAATTTTAGGAGATTGAATGTGAAACTTAAAAAACCATACCATTCAAACGATATAACACACAAATATGCGGCAATGGCTTTTAGAAAAAAAATGCATGAATATTTGGACCTGCCAGGGACATATCATAGAAGATACCCTACAGAAGTTGTTTTAAGAACAATGGCCACAGGCAGAATGGATGAATTATACTCTACAAAAGAAGGAATGCTGATTAACCTAAAAGAGGAATCTGATGTTGTAACTGAAAAAACATTAGCGAAATTGGGAAAATACAAAACATTTGCCAGCTTCATATATGGAATGCCACTTTATACCGGTGTAATCTGTTTAAAAAATCCCAAAAATTTCCCAAAAGAGTATGAAATCAGTCCAACAGACATTATAAGGCCAAAATATTATTATTTTTCCCAGGAGAAACTATGGAAAAATTATGATACAATTATAAATAAAGTAGAACATAATATTGAATTAAGTGAAAAGGAAGCACTGCACATTGCTTTCGTTCCGAAATACATATCCAAAAAATATTCGGAATATGTGACAAAATCATTTTCCAAACTGTTTAAACATGCAAAAATTCCAGATGAAAAATTAAAAAGAGACATTGCATTTATTTTAATGACAATGATTTTGTCAAATATCGACGATGAAACAGAACAAGACCAACTATTGGAGGCAATTGACATGGATGCCTACCGTGATGATATGGAAGAAATAGTATATTCCAGATATGGCGATGAGCTAGAAAGAGTAAAAGCCGAAAATAAGAAAGAACTAGCTAAAAAAGATAAAGAACTAGCTGAAAAAAATAAAGAAATAACTAGATTAAAAACCAATTTTGCTAAAGCAATTGAAGAAATCAATGCCCGAAAGGACATACCTTCAAAAACCAAAAAACTACTTATTTCAACCGTACTTAAAAGTTAAAAAGTTAAATTGAATTAACACATATGATTAATCAAATGAATTCACAAAAAGCAATATTAAAGGTGATTGGATGAAAAGAGCATATGAAAGTGATATGGAAGAAATATTATATGAAGCAAAATATGAAGGCGAACTTACTGAAAAACAAAAAGTACTTAAAAAAATGCAGAAACAATTATTTGAAACAATCAAACTCAACGAAATTATAGATGAAAAAGAAAGAAAACTGGATGAAAGATCACGAAAAATAAATAAAATGGACGAAAAACTAAGTGAAATAGTAGATGAAATGGATGAAAAACCAGTAATGTTTGAAGAACTATTGAAATTAGATACAGATCTAATACAAATAGAAGAAGATTTAAATAAAATAGATGAAAATCTAATAAAAAAGTATGAAGAAATAAGAAAAAGGGACGAAGAACTAAATCGAATACCCCTAAATATTCCCAGTATAGAAAAACTGATTATTGAAAAAAGTGTTTAAAAATAATTTAAAGAGTTAGAACGCCCCATTAAGCAAATATCAGTTTGATTTACTTAACGCCTGGGAACCATCTCTTTTTTTAGAAAATAACATTACAGAGACATATGCTCCGATAAGAAGCGCATTCAATGCTATAAGTTCAACACCGAATACCATTTATAACACCTCCACTTATTGTAATCTAAATAATAACCAAAAATAGTTTATATTTCCAGGTTTATAAGATTTTGCGAGCGCAAGTGCTTGCTTGCATGATTAATTAATCTTTATTTTCAGCAGAGTTTCATTGGTTTACCACATTGACCTCATGGCCTGTAATATAAGCGTAGAGATTGTTGATTTGCCTTAATGTAAAGCCTACCATAAATGCTGAGATAACAGTTCCAATATAGACTGCACCGAAAACGTTAGAATACCACAATCCGCACATTACAAGTGAAATGATTACCATTGTTGCGTCAAATCCAATTTTAATTGTGGAAAATCTCCATCCGGTTACAATAGCCACTGATTCAACACATCCTTCACCTGGAAGAGGTGCAATATTTGCCGGCATGTAGATGAATATTCCAAGAGCAGTTAAAATGATACTTACTGCCAGAAATACAGCACACATCAAAACAGATCCGTCAAATGGTACGAATGACACCAGATACAGTGCCAGATCAGTAAAGTATCCGAACAGTATGCAGTTTATAAGCTGCAGAAGTCTTTTTTTGTGAAATCTTGAGCGCAAAATCAGAAACTGAATAAGGATTAATGCTGCATTGAAGATAAAAGTAGTTATTCCAATGTTAATGTTGGTAATTAAAGCCAGTGAATATGATATTGAGCTTATTGGAGTTGTTCCAAGTGTTGATATGATTGAAAAGGCCACACCAAGAGACATTATGAATAATCCAACAACAAAAAAACAAATCCTTTTAATCATATATTAAATAAAATAGTTTATGATATAAAAAGTTTACATTTTTTTCAAATCCACAGCATTGCCTGTAAAATCGGCGTGGAATTTGTGAATGTATTTTACAGTTATACCGATAAACAAAGCTCCGAGTATTGTTCCGATTCCAACACTTCCAAAACTGCCTAAAAATGCATAACTTATGATTAATGCTGTTAAAACAACACATACATCAAAGTAAACCTTGATTTTCGGGAAAGGTCTGTTTGTTACAATAGCTATTGCCTGTGTAACGCCTTCCACTGAAAGGGGAATGATATTTGTAGGCACATAGAAAAACAGCCCCAAGGCAATGAGAAATATGCTTAAAACGCTCATCAAAAGAGCGACTATAAAGTTATCTGCAGGAGGTATGAAACCCATGAGAGACACTGATATGCTTGTAAATGCACCAAAAAGCACCCCTACAAAAACCTGCATGAAATGCTTTGGCTTGAAATTCCTTCTAAGCAAAACAAGTTCAATCAATACCAAAATAGCATGAAATATGAATGTTGCTACTCCGATTTCTATTGCCCAGACCAGATCCATTGCATATGGAATTGAACTGACCGGAGCTGAGCCCAATCCTGATTTGATTGAAAACGCTACGCCCAATGTAATGAGATACAGGCCAAAAATATAGTTAAAAATTCTCTTTAAAGTTAATTCTTCTCCACTAAATTGCATGCAGTTATTAATTTATTATTCATTATTTAAAAATGTAACTTGCATTTTGAACAGGTGTGCAAAATATATGTTATTGAAATAGAAAAACTGAATAAACACCCATATTAAAAATATTTAATAAGTATAAAAATTAAATTATATAATAGCTTTAAACTAGCTAATCTTTATATAACTTGGAGGAATTTAATGAATGATATTTTATTAATGCTTCCTGGACCAACAACAGTACACCCTAGAGTACTCAATGCAATGTCACAGGCTGTTGTTAACCACAGAGGCGCAAAATATGGTGAAATCTTAACTGAAACTACCGAATTAATGAGTAAAGTTTTCCAAACCTCAAATAAATCTTATTTATTAACCGGATCCGGAACCGCTGCAATGGAAGCAGGAATTGCAAACACTGTAGCTCCTGGCGAAAAAATGTTAAATGTAGTAGGTGGAAAATTCGGAGAACGTTTCATGAAAATCGCACAGACCCATGGAATTGACGCTAAAGAATTAGCAGTCGAATGGGGAACTGCTGTAACTCCTGAAGCAATCGAAGAAGCTTTAGAAGCTGATGAAGATATCAAAGCAGTCAGCGTAATTCACAACGAAACCTCTACCGGAGTAGCTGCACCTATTGAAGAAATCGGTAAAGTAATGAAAAACTATGATGCATTATACATCGTAGATACAGTATCCTCCCTTGCTGGAGACGAAGTAAACGTCGACAAATTCGGCATTGACGTATGTCTTACCGGATCTCAAAAATGTATCGCTGCACCACCTGGAATGGCAGCTATTACCTTAAGTGACGATGCATGGGCCGCTGTTGATAAAGTAGAAACCAATACCTTTTACTTAGACTTAAAAGCTGCAAGAAAAAGCGGAGACAAAGCTGTACCTGAAACTCCATACACCCCATCTGTTTCTCTAACCTACGCTATGAATGAAGCATTGAAAATGGTTATGGAAGAAGGACTTGACAACAGAGTTGCACGTCACCACAAAGCAGCTAAAGCTAGTGTAGCAGCTGTTAAAGCATTAGGATTAGAATTATTCGCTGATGAAGCTGTTTCATCTGCAACTGTAACTGCAGTTAAAATGCCTGAAGGCGTTACTGACGCTGACTTTAGAGGAACCACCCGTGACAAATACGGTGTTGAATTAGCTGGTGGTCAAGATCACCTTAAAGGAAACATTTTCAGAATCGGCCACATGGGAAATATTTCCTACAAAGAATTAACTCAAACTTTTGCAGCTATCGGAATGACCTTAAAAGGTTTAGGTGCAATTGAAGATGCTGGTGCTGGTGTAGCATCAATTACAGAATCATACTTATGATTCTGATTCTTTTTCTTTTTTTATATATCTCAAATATCAGTTTTAGATGATTAGGTGTTTTTAAAAAAATTAATTATAAGTTATAACTCATGCCTTTTGAAGTTCATGATAAGTTATAAGTAATATATTTTTTACCTAGTTAGAAGTTATAAGTGAAAAGTTACACTTGAAATGCACGTCTAAAAATAATAAGTTATAACTTTTAAGTGAAAAGTTACACTTGAAATATACCTCTCGAAAAAAATATGAAAACTTATAAGTTTTAAGGTAAAAGTTACACTTGAAACATATGTCTCAATTAGTGAAAAA
Above is a window of uncultured Methanobrevibacter sp. DNA encoding:
- a CDS encoding 6-hydroxymethylpterin diphosphokinase MptE-like protein — its product is MEFGLWEKYYKEILDDFGFSREDDEESAKLLDEILSTEGCLTLNDLAEIVDFSDKFIVFGAGPSVKEHVEMLKNDYDLKDYVLVAADGATTALIEQKLVPDIVATDLDGNIDDILLANLRGANIVIHAHGDNIDRIASLSSFFNNVLGTTQAQPVGNLYNFGGFTDGDRAIFLAVALGASEITLAGMDFGDIVTKYSRPNLPDALAKADEFKQKKLNYAEKFTNWIAENEDVKLINLKE
- a CDS encoding alanine--glyoxylate aminotransferase family protein, with the translated sequence MNDILLMLPGPTTVHPRVLNAMSQAVVNHRGAKYGEILTETTELMSKVFQTSNKSYLLTGSGTAAMEAGIANTVAPGEKMLNVVGGKFGERFMKIAQTHGIDAKELAVEWGTAVTPEAIEEALEADEDIKAVSVIHNETSTGVAAPIEEIGKVMKNYDALYIVDTVSSLAGDEVNVDKFGIDVCLTGSQKCIAAPPGMAAITLSDDAWAAVDKVETNTFYLDLKAARKSGDKAVPETPYTPSVSLTYAMNEALKMVMEEGLDNRVARHHKAAKASVAAVKALGLELFADEAVSSATVTAVKMPEGVTDADFRGTTRDKYGVELAGGQDHLKGNIFRIGHMGNISYKELTQTFAAIGMTLKGLGAIEDAGAGVASITESYL
- a CDS encoding YitT family protein, which translates into the protein MQFSGEELTLKRIFNYIFGLYLITLGVAFSIKSGLGSAPVSSIPYAMDLVWAIEIGVATFIFHAILVLIELVLLRRNFKPKHFMQVFVGVLFGAFTSISVSLMGFIPPADNFIVALLMSVLSIFLIALGLFFYVPTNIIPLSVEGVTQAIAIVTNRPFPKIKVYFDVCVVLTALIISYAFLGSFGSVGIGTILGALFIGITVKYIHKFHADFTGNAVDLKKM
- a CDS encoding YitT family protein; its protein translation is MIKRICFFVVGLFIMSLGVAFSIISTLGTTPISSISYSLALITNINIGITTFIFNAALILIQFLILRSRFHKKRLLQLINCILFGYFTDLALYLVSFVPFDGSVLMCAVFLAVSIILTALGIFIYMPANIAPLPGEGCVESVAIVTGWRFSTIKIGFDATMVIISLVMCGLWYSNVFGAVYIGTVISAFMVGFTLRQINNLYAYITGHEVNVVNQ
- a CDS encoding ORC1-type DNA replication protein, which codes for MGIEDILMYDESLFQNINAFDPDYLPPNYNFRDTQMEAMAMAIRPAMRGGQPSNAVILGSPATGKTTAIRKVFELVEKNTEKVVCVYINCQIHTTRFGIFSQIFKKVFGHLPPETGVPFSRIYAQIMKELQKNGQSVVVAFDDINYLFQTNHANKVVYDLLRAYEEYPGVKASIFAILSDLEFKYAFDKNVNTVFIPQEIMFPLYKYNEIEDILRDRVNAGFFPGVLSDDILEQISMYTLENGDLRVGINLLRSCGNIAEASASREITQEHFDKAIESLVSINVSETLKSLNSAERELLQMIVNFDGIYTAGELGEDYKQKTGSSYASFNRTLDKLEFVRLIDTKYTGKGVRGNSREIILRFNPEDYII